A single Zymobacter palmae DNA region contains:
- a CDS encoding Rop family plasmid primer RNA-binding protein has protein sequence MGKKEKSALNVAKFIKSQTLILLDKLNELDDDDAANACEKLHDDAEALHEVLANKWASEGEN, from the coding sequence ATGGGCAAGAAAGAGAAAAGCGCTCTCAACGTAGCCAAGTTCATCAAAAGCCAAACCTTGATCCTACTCGACAAACTCAATGAGCTAGACGATGACGACGCTGCAAACGCATGTGAAAAGCTCCACGATGATGCCGAAGCCTTGCATGAAGTACTCGCCAATAAATGGGCTTCAGAGGGAGAGAATTAG
- the nadS gene encoding NadS family protein, which produces MSIFDDLKSSLEEAVEIKKGRQAATRVTRYEVADVKAIRAQIKVSQAEFALAMGTSVDTIKSWESKRRNPTGLAAKVLSAIQKNPAFYQELASH; this is translated from the coding sequence ATGAGTATCTTTGACGATCTGAAAAGCTCCCTTGAAGAAGCCGTGGAGATCAAAAAAGGCCGCCAGGCAGCAACACGCGTGACCCGCTACGAGGTCGCCGATGTGAAAGCTATCCGCGCTCAAATCAAGGTCTCTCAAGCAGAGTTTGCCCTGGCAATGGGAACCAGCGTTGATACGATCAAAAGCTGGGAAAGCAAACGTCGCAACCCCACAGGGCTAGCGGCCAAGGTACTTTCGGCAATCCAGAAGAACCCCGCGTTCTATCAGGAACTCGCTTCACATTGA
- a CDS encoding type II toxin-antitoxin system RelE/ParE family toxin yields the protein MGHAIEFIETSLFTRSIHQIATDDELRALQNDLIANPTKGDLIQGTGGLRKVRMATRGQGKSGSVRVIYFLSTAETIYLVLAYAKSEKESLTQAEKASLKQLMQQLKGES from the coding sequence GTGGGTCATGCCATCGAATTTATCGAAACATCGCTGTTTACCCGCAGCATCCACCAGATTGCGACCGACGACGAGCTACGTGCCCTGCAAAATGATCTGATTGCGAACCCTACCAAGGGGGATCTGATTCAAGGCACTGGAGGGCTTCGTAAGGTACGTATGGCTACTCGAGGGCAAGGCAAAAGCGGCAGTGTCCGCGTGATTTATTTCCTCTCGACAGCTGAAACAATCTATCTCGTCTTGGCTTATGCCAAAAGTGAGAAAGAAAGCCTGACACAGGCCGAAAAGGCCTCACTCAAGCAGCTGATGCAGCAGCTCAAAGGAGAATCCTAA